Proteins from a genomic interval of Undibacterium parvum:
- a CDS encoding non-ribosomal peptide synthetase → MAEGSPQAAAPALVSPAQRSLWFLSQLAHSEQRLHIRVELHWPEAIEPNLIAQALSLLQARHPILQTSFHRLAWGDIEQRQGGAAALLLECNGDYASWSKQQDFELERQPGLKAWLCGDTLILALHRIVADTASATLLVEELLRSLAGETLPAQGPQSYQQHATQQLAQLSAGQRYPDYDYWMHKLAEGESALALSLDRPRTAAPNFADAQLSNELTHELSNSLHAFCVQAAARPEQVLRAAFAVLLYRHTAQSNIRMATLDAGRTSEQARLLGPFENLLVSSLSLDSSMSFATLLKLVREEDATNLAHAALPFERLLEGLNADGFQKHELPFQAAFVWRQHASVLQARRNVTVHLEEDQALRVDLFLRASTHSDGRHTLTLSYAAALFEQSSAAALLQRLIALLTQALATPQARLDQLQLVDAQTLATLSAPWPAATYAPLPVHQLMERQLAYHGQGDALVCGSQTLSHSAMHAAANRLAHYLIAAGVGAETRVAVALERGVDLIVTLLAVFKAGGALVPIDTAYPQERIAYMLDDATVSFLLTQSSLQSQLPTLTNGSSILLDTLDLAQQPASNPLLRVLPQQLAYIIYTSGSTGRPKGVAVAHGPLSLHCQATAELYEMTAASRELHFLSISFDGAHERWIVPLIVGGCAVLRGAALWSASETHAAMRAHRVNNAGFPTSYVQQLAEWADGHGTAAPLRLLSFGGEGMPRATFEQVKRTLAPDCLINGYGPTETVISPLAWKTSADASFEGAFAPIGRAVGARRAYVLDADLNPLPPGVAGELHIGGACLARGYHGQPAATADRFIPDPFAADGGRMYRTGDQVRWRADGIIEYLGRLDHQVKLRGFRIELGEIESALGQLSAVREAVVLLQQTAQGAKLVAYVVLYPVLNSLLDPTASIDAGTLRNQLAAQLPDYMVPAAIVLLDQLPLTPNGKIDRKALPLPSQQSRELVAASNQLEQQLVAIWQEVLQLQQVGVTDNFFELGGDSLSALRVLTMLDTHLPEHALGIADLFNYPDIAQLARALKEQNLAASEVVYLQRGGSKPMLYCFPGLLVSTLEYSRLVTYLGPDQPATGFICHSLAGGEGEPLAVNALAARYADHIRTHSAGQPVMLLGWSWGGILAYEAARLLGDNVDVQLVGMLDVCALDAEFAVGGEKPLAPALRLSLQNDIDAWLKLSQMRERWLRLLGRMDATVYTQFLHYVNNSPDTLPLDGPAIGSREHIFWTLMENALVFRDYVLAPLDCRIHAWIAEDSLLRGMNVIDWRKQSSRVERVHPIPGSTHLSIIADPQFHLSFAQSVEQALAG, encoded by the coding sequence ATGGCTGAGGGTTCACCACAAGCAGCCGCCCCAGCACTGGTATCGCCGGCTCAGCGTAGCCTGTGGTTTCTGAGCCAATTGGCGCATAGCGAACAGCGTTTGCATATCCGCGTCGAACTGCACTGGCCTGAGGCTATCGAGCCTAACTTGATCGCCCAAGCGCTGAGCCTGCTGCAGGCGCGCCATCCTATACTGCAAACCAGTTTCCACCGGCTAGCCTGGGGTGATATCGAACAGCGTCAGGGCGGTGCCGCAGCGCTGTTGCTGGAGTGCAATGGAGATTACGCCAGTTGGTCTAAACAGCAGGACTTCGAGCTGGAACGCCAGCCCGGCCTGAAGGCCTGGTTGTGCGGTGACACCTTGATACTGGCGCTGCACCGGATCGTGGCGGATACCGCCTCGGCCACGCTGCTGGTCGAGGAACTGTTACGCAGTCTGGCTGGCGAGACCCTGCCAGCGCAAGGACCACAGAGTTATCAACAGCACGCCACCCAGCAATTGGCACAGCTAAGCGCCGGCCAACGCTATCCCGACTACGATTACTGGATGCACAAACTGGCCGAGGGCGAGTCGGCGCTGGCACTATCGCTAGACCGGCCACGCACGGCTGCGCCTAACTTTGCCGATGCGCAGCTAAGCAACGAACTTACGCACGAACTGTCCAATAGCTTGCACGCCTTTTGTGTGCAAGCTGCGGCGCGTCCCGAACAGGTGCTGCGCGCGGCCTTTGCGGTGCTGCTGTACCGCCACACGGCGCAGTCCAACATCCGTATGGCCACGCTGGACGCCGGACGTACCAGCGAGCAGGCGCGCCTGCTTGGTCCCTTCGAGAACCTGCTGGTATCGAGTCTGAGCTTGGACAGCAGCATGAGTTTTGCCACGCTGCTAAAACTGGTACGCGAGGAAGATGCGACCAACCTGGCGCATGCCGCGCTGCCATTCGAGCGCCTGCTGGAAGGCTTGAACGCGGATGGTTTCCAGAAACACGAACTGCCCTTCCAGGCCGCCTTCGTGTGGCGCCAACATGCCAGCGTCTTACAGGCGCGCCGCAATGTAACTGTGCACCTAGAGGAAGACCAAGCGCTGCGGGTCGATCTATTCCTGCGTGCCAGCACACACTCCGATGGCCGTCATACGCTGACCCTGTCGTATGCCGCTGCGCTATTCGAGCAAAGCAGCGCAGCCGCGCTGCTGCAGCGCTTGATTGCACTATTAACGCAAGCGCTGGCAACACCGCAGGCCAGGCTAGATCAGTTGCAATTGGTCGATGCGCAAACCTTGGCGACTCTGAGCGCGCCGTGGCCAGCCGCCACTTATGCGCCGCTGCCGGTACATCAACTCATGGAGCGCCAATTAGCCTATCATGGGCAGGGCGATGCACTGGTGTGCGGCAGCCAGACGCTCAGCCACAGCGCCATGCACGCCGCCGCCAATCGTTTGGCACATTACCTGATTGCTGCTGGCGTCGGCGCCGAAACCCGGGTCGCGGTGGCGCTGGAGCGCGGCGTCGATCTGATCGTCACCCTATTGGCCGTATTTAAAGCCGGCGGCGCATTAGTGCCTATCGATACAGCTTATCCGCAAGAGCGCATCGCCTACATGCTCGATGATGCGACGGTCTCCTTTTTGCTGACGCAGAGCTCGCTACAAAGCCAATTACCGACACTCACGAACGGCAGCAGCATACTGCTAGACACTCTGGATCTGGCGCAGCAGCCGGCCAGCAATCCGCTGCTGCGGGTACTGCCACAGCAGTTGGCTTACATCATTTATACCTCCGGTTCTACTGGCCGCCCCAAAGGCGTGGCGGTAGCGCACGGCCCACTGTCGCTGCATTGCCAGGCCACCGCCGAACTCTACGAAATGACTGCCGCCTCGCGCGAGCTGCACTTCCTTTCTATCAGTTTCGATGGTGCGCATGAGCGCTGGATCGTGCCGCTGATCGTGGGTGGCTGCGCGGTCTTGCGCGGCGCGGCATTGTGGAGCGCTTCCGAAACCCATGCTGCGATGCGCGCGCACCGGGTCAACAATGCGGGTTTCCCCACCAGCTATGTGCAGCAACTGGCCGAGTGGGCCGATGGACATGGCACTGCCGCACCTTTGCGGCTGCTGTCGTTTGGCGGCGAAGGCATGCCACGCGCCACCTTCGAACAAGTCAAGCGCACCTTGGCACCCGACTGCCTGATCAATGGCTACGGCCCGACCGAAACGGTGATCTCGCCACTGGCATGGAAAACCAGCGCTGACGCCAGTTTTGAAGGTGCGTTCGCCCCGATCGGGCGCGCCGTCGGTGCACGTAGGGCCTATGTGCTGGACGCCGACCTCAATCCGCTACCGCCCGGCGTGGCCGGCGAGCTGCATATCGGTGGTGCTTGTCTGGCACGCGGCTATCACGGCCAACCAGCGGCCACCGCCGACCGTTTCATTCCCGACCCTTTCGCGGCGGACGGTGGACGCATGTACCGCACCGGCGACCAGGTGCGCTGGCGCGCCGACGGCATCATCGAATATTTAGGGCGACTCGACCATCAGGTCAAGCTGCGTGGCTTTCGCATCGAACTCGGTGAGATAGAATCGGCACTGGGCCAGCTGAGCGCGGTGCGCGAAGCGGTGGTGCTGCTGCAACAAACTGCGCAAGGCGCCAAGTTGGTGGCCTATGTAGTGCTCTATCCTGTGCTCAATTCGCTGCTCGATCCGACCGCTAGCATAGACGCTGGCACACTGCGCAACCAGCTGGCAGCGCAGTTACCCGACTATATGGTGCCAGCCGCGATCGTCCTGCTGGATCAACTGCCGCTCACGCCAAATGGAAAAATTGACCGTAAGGCGCTGCCGTTGCCTAGCCAACAAAGCCGCGAGCTGGTCGCCGCCTCGAATCAACTTGAACAGCAGTTGGTGGCGATCTGGCAGGAAGTACTGCAGTTGCAGCAGGTCGGCGTGACAGATAATTTCTTCGAACTGGGCGGTGATTCATTGAGCGCGCTGCGGGTGCTGACCATGCTAGACACGCATTTACCTGAGCACGCTCTGGGTATCGCCGATCTATTCAATTATCCCGACATTGCCCAACTGGCGCGCGCACTGAAGGAGCAGAATTTAGCAGCCAGCGAAGTAGTTTATCTGCAGCGCGGTGGCAGCAAACCTATGTTGTATTGCTTCCCCGGTCTACTGGTAAGCACACTGGAATACAGTCGCCTGGTGACTTACCTGGGCCCAGACCAGCCAGCCACCGGTTTTATCTGCCACTCCTTAGCCGGCGGTGAGGGCGAACCACTCGCCGTGAATGCGCTGGCAGCACGCTATGCCGATCATATACGCACACACAGCGCCGGCCAGCCAGTCATGCTACTGGGCTGGTCCTGGGGCGGCATTTTGGCGTATGAGGCGGCGCGTCTGTTGGGCGATAACGTGGACGTGCAGTTGGTCGGCATGCTTGACGTGTGTGCACTCGACGCCGAGTTTGCCGTGGGTGGCGAAAAACCTTTGGCGCCCGCTTTGCGACTCAGCTTGCAAAACGATATCGATGCCTGGCTGAAGCTAAGTCAGATGCGCGAACGCTGGCTGCGACTGCTGGGCCGTATGGATGCCACCGTCTACACCCAATTTCTGCACTACGTGAATAACAGCCCAGACACGCTACCGCTGGACGGCCCGGCTATCGGCAGCCGCGAGCACATTTTCTGGACCCTGATGGAGAACGCCTTGGTGTTCCGCGACTATGTGCTGGCACCGCTAGATTGTCGCATCCACGCCTGGATCGCAGAAGACTCGCTACTGCGCGGAATGAACGTGATTGACTGGCGCAAACAATCGAGCCGGGTAGAAAGGGTACACCCCATCCCCGGCAGCACCCATTTGAGCATCATCGCCGATCCCCAGTTCCATCTGAGTTTCGCCCAAAGTGTAGAACAAGCACTGGCGGGTTAA
- a CDS encoding MbtH family protein — MQERQYQVVINAQRQYSVWPVQQPLPGGWLALGFSDTRQRCLEHIGELWSDLREHSLQLALADMGAAHG, encoded by the coding sequence ATGCAAGAGCGACAATATCAGGTGGTGATCAACGCACAACGCCAGTATTCGGTGTGGCCGGTGCAGCAGCCGCTGCCGGGTGGATGGTTAGCGCTAGGCTTTAGCGATACGCGCCAGCGTTGCCTGGAGCACATAGGTGAACTGTGGAGCGACCTGCGCGAACATAGTCTGCAACTAGCGCTCGCTGACATGGGAGCCGCACATGGCTGA
- a CDS encoding cupin domain-containing protein, producing MSQDKKTSSINALGIYEPFKVEDVDWDEYTHGLRFGSRYRQLGQFGGAKNVGVSMEELAPGKQACPNHYHHLEEEQLYLMEGSLTLRLGEQSYVMQAGSYVVFPAGQKAGHSLFNHSDTPCRYLVIGERNPHDVIVYPDTNRVSVRLTGEGYDKAATMEYWQGEAE from the coding sequence ATGAGCCAAGATAAAAAAACCAGTTCTATCAACGCGCTAGGTATTTACGAACCATTTAAGGTCGAAGATGTAGACTGGGATGAATACACCCATGGCCTACGTTTCGGCAGCCGTTACCGTCAACTTGGCCAATTTGGCGGAGCTAAAAACGTCGGTGTCTCTATGGAGGAGTTGGCTCCCGGCAAACAAGCCTGTCCGAACCACTATCACCATCTGGAAGAAGAGCAGCTGTATCTGATGGAAGGCAGCCTGACTTTGCGTCTGGGCGAGCAAAGCTATGTCATGCAAGCCGGCAGCTATGTGGTCTTTCCCGCTGGGCAAAAGGCCGGACATAGTCTGTTCAATCATAGCGATACGCCGTGTCGCTATCTGGTCATAGGCGAGCGTAATCCACATGACGTGATCGTGTATCCCGATACCAACCGGGTCAGCGTGCGCTTAACCGGCGAGGGCTATGACAAGGCCGCCACCATGGAATATTGGCAAGGCGAAGCGGAATAA
- a CDS encoding carboxymuconolactone decarboxylase family protein: protein MDSQFEDGLRIRKQVMGEAFVEKAFSNVDAFSAPLQEYITRNAWGTTWCRDGLDLKTRSLITLSMLTALGRAHEIRGHVRGAVNNGASMQEIQEVLLHASVYCGMPLAVDAFRSAHEVLAEMGQIPANE from the coding sequence ATGGACAGTCAATTTGAAGATGGCTTGCGCATACGCAAGCAGGTGATGGGTGAAGCCTTTGTCGAAAAGGCTTTCAGCAATGTCGATGCGTTTTCTGCGCCGCTGCAAGAATACATCACCCGCAATGCCTGGGGTACGACCTGGTGCCGCGATGGCCTGGATTTGAAAACCCGCAGTCTGATTACGCTCTCTATGCTGACCGCACTTGGGCGTGCGCACGAAATCCGCGGCCATGTGCGCGGCGCTGTCAACAATGGCGCCAGCATGCAAGAAATCCAGGAAGTGCTCTTGCATGCCAGCGTATATTGCGGCATGCCGCTGGCGGTCGATGCCTTCCGTTCGGCGCATGAGGTCTTGGCGGAAATGGGCCAAATCCCGGCTAACGAATAA
- a CDS encoding GFA family protein, which produces MLESLEGQCQCGKVHYRVQGVCATVFVCHCLECQRQSASAFGMALWVNDAKVLLLSGELNQWLRATPSGQQMLCRFCHTCGTRLFHQIKGQNQLSIKPGTLNDSRQLKPVAHIWTSSKQDWVKIPENTLQYPENPPTFDALFMAWEAQHSAPDRSLILA; this is translated from the coding sequence ATGCTTGAAAGCTTAGAAGGACAATGCCAGTGTGGCAAAGTACATTATCGCGTGCAAGGCGTCTGCGCCACTGTATTTGTCTGTCATTGCCTGGAGTGTCAACGCCAATCGGCCAGTGCTTTCGGCATGGCTTTATGGGTCAACGATGCCAAAGTGCTGCTGCTCAGCGGCGAACTGAATCAATGGTTACGCGCAACGCCATCTGGCCAGCAGATGCTGTGTCGTTTTTGCCACACTTGCGGCACCCGTTTATTTCATCAGATCAAGGGGCAAAATCAACTCAGTATCAAACCCGGTACGCTCAACGATAGCCGCCAGCTCAAACCAGTTGCACATATCTGGACCAGTAGCAAACAAGACTGGGTGAAAATTCCTGAAAATACACTGCAATATCCAGAAAACCCTCCGACTTTTGATGCCCTATTTATGGCATGGGAAGCGCAGCATAGCGCGCCAGATAGATCGCTGATACTGGCCTAA
- a CDS encoding outer membrane beta-barrel protein yields the protein MSKKSLLATSLLIAGLVLSAQATAQQRYLGAAIGTAKWNIDCTGATACDKTDTSYQILTGYNFSPTWAIEGSFFSLGETSASNAGVAGAFKSSGVDVGAVVKTPAMKGFVGLAKMGLAYVKGEVVGSVGSLVGSGSKYSVQPMFGFGVMYQVNQDVNVRAEYTYRKVKVADMSDATGNVSTFTLGAQSTF from the coding sequence ATGTCTAAAAAATCACTGTTAGCAACGAGTTTGCTGATTGCCGGTCTCGTTTTAAGTGCACAGGCTACGGCGCAACAACGCTATTTGGGCGCCGCGATCGGTACTGCCAAATGGAATATCGATTGCACAGGCGCCACCGCTTGCGATAAAACTGACACCAGTTATCAAATTTTGACTGGCTACAATTTTTCCCCAACTTGGGCAATTGAAGGTAGTTTTTTCTCTCTGGGCGAAACTTCAGCCAGCAATGCCGGTGTTGCCGGGGCTTTTAAGTCTAGCGGTGTTGATGTGGGCGCTGTCGTTAAAACCCCAGCGATGAAGGGCTTTGTTGGCCTCGCCAAGATGGGCCTGGCGTATGTTAAAGGTGAAGTGGTTGGTAGCGTCGGTAGCCTGGTCGGTTCCGGTTCTAAATATTCGGTGCAACCGATGTTTGGCTTTGGCGTCATGTATCAAGTCAATCAAGACGTCAATGTGCGCGCTGAATATACTTATCGCAAGGTAAAAGTGGCCGATATGTCGGATGCGACCGGGAATGTCTCGACGTTTACACTCGGTGCGCAATCGACGTTTTAA
- a CDS encoding LysE family translocator, with protein sequence MFGTQDLALFVISGLLLNLAPGPDSLLIMTRAASQGWRAGSAAALGIGSGTFVHILAAALGLSAVLATSATAFLIVKLIGAAYLLYVGLGLLLSKKKSSEDGEQITIVTTRLSYRKIFLQGFLTNLLNPKVAVFFLAFVPQFIASSAQDKALAFIFLGCIFNFNGMLWCHFLAFSSAYASQKLRVNRRLTSGLNRLIGLMFVSFGLKLALANRN encoded by the coding sequence ATGTTTGGTACCCAAGATCTGGCGCTCTTTGTTATCTCCGGCCTGTTATTGAATCTGGCTCCCGGTCCCGACTCGCTGTTGATCATGACGCGTGCCGCCAGTCAGGGCTGGAGGGCAGGTTCAGCGGCGGCGCTAGGTATAGGCAGCGGTACTTTTGTGCATATTTTGGCCGCCGCCCTGGGCTTGTCGGCCGTGCTGGCGACTTCGGCAACCGCCTTTTTGATCGTCAAATTGATAGGCGCCGCCTATTTGCTGTACGTAGGCTTGGGGCTATTGCTGAGCAAGAAAAAATCTAGCGAGGACGGCGAGCAGATCACGATTGTCACTACGCGTCTGAGTTATCGTAAGATATTTTTACAAGGTTTTCTGACCAATCTCTTGAATCCCAAGGTCGCGGTATTTTTCCTCGCCTTTGTGCCGCAATTTATTGCCAGCAGCGCACAAGATAAAGCGCTGGCCTTTATCTTTTTGGGCTGCATCTTTAATTTTAATGGCATGCTGTGGTGTCATTTCTTAGCTTTTAGCAGTGCCTACGCCAGTCAAAAACTGCGCGTGAACCGGCGCTTAACCTCAGGTCTAAATCGCCTGATCGGTCTGATGTTTGTCTCATTTGGGCTTAAGCTGGCGCTGGCGAACCGCAACTAA